A genomic region of Trifolium pratense cultivar HEN17-A07 linkage group LG3, ARS_RC_1.1, whole genome shotgun sequence contains the following coding sequences:
- the LOC123917891 gene encoding uncharacterized protein LOC123917891, with translation MMICALNMGKLIYKNSKNKWHMIKADPRFGAWHMINSSATDLRNKDKADEDAFAKLPNANMQHQHQQTGPNPLKNPKVYPFLSHFSEDDLDEKYTLMEKLSYISFLLFGIEYNLMVMRKKISLPEPDISLQDMLMSLDTIIQIVRTSFDKISSSSIDCVEDDDFVTKEEDDDSVFELEDKLKDVAFINREVMLIDIVSGDLFKIYHKLLIIRKDILTNPAQDTVKELGTICGMASYLKFKIFILRQSDLYAQLHTQMPIKKLLHSKT, from the exons ATGATGATTTGTGCATTGAACATGGGAAAACTTATATATAAGAACAGTAAGAACAAATGGCATATGATTAAGGCAGATCCGCGTTTTGGTGCATGGCATATGATTAATTCCAGTGCAACTGACCTTAGGAATAAGGATAAGGCTGATGAAGATGCCTTTGCAAAGCTTCCCAATGCAAATATGCAGCATCAACATCAACAAACGGGACCGAATCCGCTAAAGAATCCAAAAGTTTATCCTTTTCTCAGTCATTTCAGTGAAGATGACCTTGATGAAAAATACACGTTGATGGAAAAATTGTCTTATATATCGTTTCTCCTTTTTGGTATTGAATATAATCTAATGGTTATGCGGAAAAAAATCAGTCTGCCAGAGCCAGACATCAGTTTGCAAGACATGTTGATGAGCCTTGATACTATTATTCAAATCGTACGGACGTCGTTCGACAAAATTAGTTCTAGCTCTATTGATTGTGTTGAGGATGATGATTTTGTcaccaaagaagaagatgatgattctGTCTTTGAGCTTGAGGATAAGCTCAAAGACGTTGCTTTCATCAATCGGGAAGTAATGTTGATTGACATAGTATCGGGTgacttatttaaaatttatcataAGCTATTGATCATTCGGAAAGACATATTGACAAATCCGGCGCAAGACACGGTGAAGGAGCTTGGTACTATTTGTGGAATGGCATCGTACTTGAAGTTCAAAAT CTTCATCCTCAGACAGTCAGACCTTTATGCTCAGCTTCATACTCAGATGCCAATCAAGAAGCTGTTACACAGCAAGACTTAG
- the LOC123918841 gene encoding cannabidiolic acid synthase-like, with protein sequence MLPLCSYLTIVLTAILFSFTSSAIDTSTHEDNFLQCLYTYSHNSTSISKLVYTKNNSSYSSILQFTIQNLRFASNTIPKPLVIITPKEISHIQTTITCSQNHGLQVRIRSGGHDFEGRSYVSDVPFVILDLTNFREIELDVEKKTAWVQSGVTLGELYYKISRKSRNLGFSAGVCPTIGVGGHISGGGYGNMVRKFGLAADNVIDAHIIDVKGRFLDRQAMGEDLFWAIRGGGGASFGVIVSWKIKLVHVPSIVTVFTLPKTLEQNATKLIHKWQYVASKIDENIVINVILQRANSSKKGESKKNSTVLALFQTLFLGGVDKLIPLMQQNFPELGLVKEDCTQMSWIESVVYLYGFPKGESPEALLNRTLAGKDIYKVKSDFVKIPIPEIGFEGIWPMFDEDGGKDAMMYLFPYGGIMDNISESEIPFPHRYGNLYQTHYSVHWHQENDEVEKVKLNWIRKLYSYMEPFVSMSPRTAYINYRDLDIGVNNKNGYTSYKKASVWGVKYFKNNFKRLAKVKSIVDPLNFFRNEQSVPSLVSKGGI encoded by the coding sequence ATGTTGCCTCTATGTTCATATTTGACTATTGTACTAAcagcaattttattttcatttacatCTTCTGCAATTGATACTAGCACTCATGAAGATAATTTTCTTCAATGTCTCTATACTTATTCACATAACTCCACTTCAATCTCTAAACTTGTTTACACCAAAAACAATTCATCTTACTCATCAATACTCCAATTTACCATTCAAAATCTCAGATTTGCATCCAACACAATACCAAAACCCCTTGTAATCATCACACCTAAAGAAATTTCTCATATTCAAACAACCATAACATGTTCACAAAACCATGGCCTGCAGGTTCGAATTCGAAGTGGTGGCCACGACTTCGAGGGTCGTTCCTATGTCTCCGATGTTCCTTTTGTCATCCTTGATCTCACAAACTTCAGAGAAATTGAATTAGATGTAGAGAAAAAAACAGCTTGGGTTCAATCTGGTGTAACACTTGGTGAACTTTACTACAAAATTAGTCGAAAAAGCCGAAATCTTGGTTTTTCTGCAGGTGTTTGTCCTACTATAGGTGTTGGTGGACACATCAGTGGCGGAGGCTATGGAAACATGGTGCGTAAATTCGGTCTTGCAGCTGATAATGTAATTGATGCTCACATAATTGATGTGAAGGGTAGGTTTCTTGATAGACAAGCAATGGGTGAGGATTTGTTTTGGGCTATTAGAGGTGGTGGAGGAGCAAGTTTTGGTGTCATAGTTTCATGGAAGATAAAACTTGTTCATGTTCCATCAATTGTGACAGTGTTTACTCTTCCAAAAACATTGGAACAAAATGCAACCAAGCTTATTCATAAGTGGCAATATGTGGCAAGTAAAATTGATGAAAACATAGTCATCAATGTTATCTTGCAAAGAGCAAATTCAAGTAAAAAAGGCGAGTCGAAGAAAAATTCAACAGTACTAGCTTTATTTCAAACCTTGTTTCTTGGAGGTGTAGATAAACTCATTCCCTTGATGCAACAAAACTTTCCTGAACTTGGTTTGGTTAAAGAAGATTGTACTCAGATGAGTTGGATAGAATCAGTTGTTTACCTTTATGGATTTCCGAAAGGCGAATCGCCTGAAGCGTTGCTCAATAGAACACTAGCTGGAAAAGATATCTACAAAGTAAAATCCGATTTTGTGAAAATTCCCATTCCTGAGATTGGATTTGAAGGAATATGGCCTATGTTTGATGAAGATGGTGGCAAAGATGCAATGATGTATCTTTTTCCTTATGGTGGCATTATGGATAATATTTCTGAGTCTGAAATTCCATTTCCACATAGATATGGAAATTTATACCAAACTCATTACTCGGTTCATTGGCATCAAGAAAATGATGAGGTGGAAAAAGTGAAATTGAATTGGATTAGAAAACTTTATAGTTATATGGAACCTTTTGTTTCAATGTCTCCAAGAACTGCATATATTAATTATAGAGACCTTGATATTGGGGTTAATAATAAGAATGGTTACACAAGTTATAAGAAAGCTAGTGTTTGGGGTGTTAAGTACTtcaaaaacaatttcaaaagattGGCAAAAGTGAAGAGTATAGTTGATCCTCTaaacttcttcagaaatgaacAGAGTGTACCTTCTCTTGTCTCCAAAGGAGGCATATAG
- the LOC123918347 gene encoding cannabidiolic acid synthase-like 1, with amino-acid sequence MMPLSSYLSIAIIAILFSFTSSAIDTSTHEDNFLHCLYSYSHNSTSISKFVYTKNYSSYSSILQFSIQNLRFATNTIPKPLVIITPKEISHIQKAIICSQNHGLQIQIRSGGHDFEGLSYVSEVPFVVIDLIHFRGIEINVENRTAWVQSGATAGELYYAISQKSRNLAFPASVCPTVGVGGLFSGGGHGFLVRKYGLSADNIIDAHIIDVKGRFLDRQAMGEDLFWAIRGGGGASFGVIVSWKIKLVHVPSIVTVFNVPRTLEQNASKLVHKWQYVASKLDENIILGIVIKSTNSTSSKQGESNSTIVALFQSLFFGGVDKLIPLVQEKLPELGLVREDCAEMSWIESVLFLFGFPNGGKHEVLLNRIIGEKDIFKAKSDFVKIPIPEFGLEGIWPMFGEDGAKDSMMVMVPYGGIMDNISESETPFPHRYGNLYVIQYAVHWHQEGHEVEKLHINWIRKLYSYMEPFVSKSPRSAYLNYRDLDIGVNNKIDYTSYKQANIWGVKYFKNNFKRLAKVKTKVDPQNFFRNEQSIPSLVSKKHR; translated from the coding sequence ATGATGCCTCTAAGTTCATATTTGAGTATTGCAATAAtagcaattttattttcatttacatCTTCAGCAATTGATACTAGTACTCATGAAGATAATTTCCTTCACTGTCTCTATAGTTATTCACATAACTCCACTTCAATCTCTAAATTTGTGTACACCAAAAACTATTCATCTTACTCGTCAATACTccaattttcaattcaaaatcTGAGGTTTGCAACCAACACAATACCAAAACCCCTTGTAATCATCACACCTAAAGAAATTTCCCATATTCAAAAAGCCATAATTTGTTCCCAAAACCATGGCTTACAGATTCAAATCCGAAGCGGCGGACATGACTTTGAGGGTCTGTCCTATGTTTCTGAGGTTCCATTTGTTGTCATTGATCTCATACACTTTAGAGGAATTGAAATAAATGTAGAAAACAGAACAGCTTGGGTTCAATCTGGTGCAACAGCTGGTGAACTATACTATGCAATTAGCCAAAAAAGCCGAAATCTCGCTTTCCCTGCCAGTGTTTGTCCTACAGTAGGTGTTGGTGGACTCTTCAGTGGTGGTGGACATGGATTCTTGGTACGTAAATATGGTCTTTCAGCCGATAACATCATTGATGCTCACATAATTGATGTGAAGGGTAGGTTTCTTGACAGACAAGCAATGGGTGAGGATCTGTTTTGGGCTATTAGAGGTGGTGGAGGAGCAAGTTTTGGAGTCATAGTTTCATGGAAGATAAAACTTGTTCATGTTCCATCAATTGTGACAGTGTTTAATGTTCCAAGAACATTGGAACAAAATGCATCAAAGCTTGTTCACAAGTGGCAATATGTGGCAAGTAAACTTGATGAAAACATAATCCTTGGTATCGTCATAAAATCGACAAATTCAACTTCAAGTAAACAAGGAGAGTCAAATTCAACAATAGTAGCTTTATTTCAATCCTTATTTTTTGGAGGTGTAGATAAACTCATACCCTTGGTGCAAGAGAAGTTGCCTGAGCTTGGTTTGGTTAGAGAAGATTGTGCCGAGATGAGTTGGATTGAATCGGTTCTTTTCCTCTTCGGATTTCCGAATGGTGGAAAACATGAAGTGTTGTTGAATAGAATTATAGGTGAGAAGGATATTTTCAAAGCAAAATCAGATTTTGTGAAAATTCCCATTCCTGAATTTGGTTTAGAAGGAATATGGCCTATGTTTGGTGAAGATGGTGCCAAAGATTCAATGATGGTAATGGTACCTTATGGTGGCATAATGGATAATATTTCAGAATCTGAGACTCCATTTCCACATAGATATGGAAACTTATATGTAATTCAATATGCAGTGCATTGGCATCAAGAAGGTCATGAGGTTGAGAAATTGCACATCAATTGGATAAGAAAACTTTATAGTTATATGGAACCTTTTGTTTCAAAGTCTCCAAGAAGTGCATATTTGAATTATAGAGATCTTGATATTGGAGTGAATAATAAGATTGACTACACAAGCTATAAGCAAGCTAATATTTGGGGTGTTAAGTATTTCAAGAATAACTTCAAAAGATTGGCAAAAGTGAAGACTAAAGTTGATCCTCAaaacttcttcagaaatgaacAGAGTATACCTTCACTTGTGTCCAAGAAACACAGATAG
- the LOC123916230 gene encoding tetrahydrocannabinolic acid synthase-like: protein MMSLSSYLTIALIAILFSFASSRIETSTSEDNFLQCLYSYSHNSTSFSKLVYTKTNSNYSSILQFSIHNLRFATNKASKPLVIITPKEISHIQATIICSQNHGLQIRVRSGGHDYEGLSYVSEVPFVVIDLIDFKAIEINVESRTAWVQTGASIGELYYAISRKSRNLAFTAGICPTVGVGGLFSGGGHGLMLRKYGLAADNIIDAYIIDVKGRFLDRQAMGEDLFWAIRGGGGASFGVIVSWKIKLVQVPSIVTVFTVPRTLEQNATKLIHKWQYVASKLDESITIHIIIKRVNSTSSKKGESNSTVQALFQALFLGGVDKLIPLVQEKFPELGLVRDDCSELSWIESVLYIFGLNGVKHEVLLNRVIGEKDIFKAKSDYVKTPISEIGLEGIWPMFYEDGAKDSMMVLLPYGGKMDNISKSETPFPHRYGNLYIIQYEVHWYQEGDEAEKLHINWMRKLYSYMEPFVSKSPRSAYLNYRDLDIGVNNKIGYTSYKQASIWGVKYFENNFKRLAKVKTKVDPLNFFRNEQSIPSLVSEGHK, encoded by the coding sequence atgatgTCTCTAAGCTCATATTTGACAATTGCACTAAtagcaattttattttcatttgcaTCTTCAAGAATTGAAACTAGTACAAGTGAAGATAATTTTCTTCAATGTCTCTATAGTTATTCACATAACTCCACTTCATTCTCTAAACTTGTATACACAAAAACCAATTCCAATTACTCATCAATACTCCAATTTTCAATTCATAATCTCAGATTTGCAACCAACAAAGCATCAAAACCCCTTGTAATCATCACACCTAAAGAAATTTCCCATATTCAAGCAACCATAATCTGTTCCCAAAACCATGGCCTGCAGATTCGAGTCCGAAGCGGTGGACATGACTATGAGGGTTTGTCCTATGTTTCTGAGGTTCCATTTGTTGTCATTGATCTCATAGACTTCAAAGCAATTGAAATAAATGTAGAAAGTAGAACTGCTTGGGTTCAAACTGGTGCATCAATTGGTGAACTGTACTATGCAATTAGTCGAAAGAGCCGAAATCTTGCTTTTACGGCTGGTATTTGTCCTACAGTAGGTGTTGGTGGACTCTTCAGTGGTGGTGGTCATGGACTCATGTTGCGGAAATATGGTCTTGCAGCCGATAACATCATCGATGCTTACATAATTGATGTGAAGGGTAGGTTTCTTGACAGACAAGCAATGGGTGAGGATTTGTTTTGGGCTATTAGAGGTGGTGGAGGAGCAAGTTTTGGAGTCATAGTTTCATGGAAGATAAAACTTGTTCAAGTTCCATCAATTGTGACAGTGTTTACTGTTCCAAGAACATTGGAACAAAATGCAACAAAACTTATTCATAAGTGGCAATATGTTGCAAGTAAACTTGATGAAAGTATAACAATTCATATTATCATAAAAAGGGTAAATTCAACTTCAAGTAAAAAAGGTGAGTCGAATTCAACGGTACAAGCTTTATTTCAAGCCTTGTTTCTTGGAGGTGTAGATAAACTCATACCCTTGGTGCAAGAGAAGTTTCCTGAGCTTGGTTTGGTTAGAGATGATTGTTCTGAGTTGAGTTGGATTGAATCGGTTCTTTACATTTTCGGATTGAATGGTGTAAAACATGAAGTGTTGTTGAATAGAGTAATAGGTGAAAAGGATATTTTCAAAGCAAAATCAGATTATGTGAAAACTCCCATTTCTGAAATTGGTTTAGAAGGAATATGGCCTATGTTTTATGAAGATGGTGCCAAAGATTCAATGATGGTACTTTTGCCTTATGGTGGCAAAATGGATAATATTTCAAAATCTGAAACTCCATTTCCACATAGATATGGAAACTTATACATAATTCAATATGAAGTTCATTGGTATCAAGAAGGTGATGAAGCTGAAAAGTTGCACATAAATTGGATGAGAAAACTTTATAGTTATATGGAACCTTTTGTTTCAAAGTCACCAAGAAGTGCTTATTTGAATTATAGAGATCTTGATATTGGGGTCAATAATAAGATAGGTTACACAAGTTATAAGCAAGCTAGTATTTGGGGTGTTAAGTACTTCGAAAACAACTTTAAAAGATTGGCAAAAGTGAAGACCAAAGTTGatcctttaaattttttcagAAATGAACAAAGTATACCTTCTCTTGTGTCCGAGGGACACAAATAG